From a single Spartinivicinus poritis genomic region:
- a CDS encoding STAS domain-containing protein has product MDNFGTNIKTETADNQLTIFIGKNFTREVVHAFKEAYLNAKDKVHTYIIDFQQTDYMDSSAIGVMMCMKQDLSTKKIQVVHCNNFIYKTLQLVQFDKVFTIKQ; this is encoded by the coding sequence ATGGACAACTTTGGAACAAATATTAAAACGGAAACAGCTGACAACCAACTTACTATTTTTATCGGAAAAAACTTCACCCGAGAAGTTGTGCATGCATTTAAAGAAGCCTACTTAAATGCTAAAGATAAAGTTCATACTTATATTATTGACTTCCAGCAAACTGACTACATGGATAGTTCTGCAATCGGTGTGATGATGTGTATGAAACAAGACCTAAGTACAAAAAAAATACAGGTAGTACATTGTAATAACTTTATATACAAAACATTACAACTAGTACAATTCGACAAGGTGTTCACTATTAAGCAATAA
- the ubiT gene encoding ubiquinone anaerobic biosynthesis accessory factor UbiT codes for MSIAAMIISLPDTQKLLPAVPKLIAKPFVYMPFALQQKLLTHLLQQAFSETLADGDCEFLQGSWLKVAITDLNISWLFGCGEKNEILIKKNGSADVTIEGSLNSFILLAARKEDPDTLFFQRQLTIGGDTELGLQVKNLLDNMELDVLPPIMNLSIRCGAEYISLFSKNEF; via the coding sequence ATGAGTATAGCTGCTATGATTATTAGCTTGCCTGATACACAAAAGTTGTTGCCTGCTGTACCAAAGTTAATAGCTAAGCCTTTTGTTTATATGCCTTTTGCTTTACAGCAGAAGCTGCTCACCCACTTATTACAACAGGCTTTTAGTGAGACATTAGCAGATGGTGACTGTGAATTTTTACAAGGTTCCTGGTTAAAAGTAGCTATTACCGACTTGAATATTAGCTGGCTATTTGGGTGTGGTGAGAAAAATGAAATACTGATTAAAAAAAATGGTTCGGCTGATGTGACGATAGAAGGGAGTTTGAATAGTTTTATATTGTTAGCTGCACGAAAGGAAGATCCTGATACGTTATTTTTTCAACGTCAGCTAACGATAGGAGGGGACACAGAATTAGGACTACAGGTTAAAAACTTATTGGATAATATGGAGCTTGATGTGTTACCGCCTATAATGAATTTATCCATTCGCTGTGGTGCTGAGTATATTTCACTGTTCAGTAAGAACGAATTTTAG
- a CDS encoding anaerobic ribonucleoside-triphosphate reductase activating protein: MREVRIGGITPLTTIDFPDHLATVLYCQGCNLRCQYCHNPELINITSGQYAWQTIQQFLKRRIGLVEAVVFSGGEPLIQNNLVEAIQWCKQQGFKVGIHTSGSIPKRFTSILSLVDWVGFDFKSPPHLATTITGSKVYYKKCMTSLTQLLESNTPYEIRTTINYQLINPEDLLIMAKILASHKVKQWVLQPFKPGNILNTDLNQQSNHYDLELLLPKLKLYITDTKIRSY, from the coding sequence ATGAGAGAAGTACGAATAGGTGGAATAACTCCCCTCACCACCATTGATTTTCCTGATCATTTAGCAACAGTACTATATTGTCAAGGCTGCAACTTACGCTGTCAGTATTGCCATAACCCTGAACTCATCAACATTACCTCTGGGCAATATGCTTGGCAGACTATTCAGCAATTTCTAAAACGTAGAATAGGTCTAGTTGAAGCAGTTGTCTTTAGTGGTGGAGAGCCCTTAATTCAGAATAATTTAGTAGAGGCTATTCAATGGTGTAAACAACAAGGCTTTAAAGTCGGTATTCATACTAGTGGCAGCATACCTAAACGATTTACCTCTATATTATCATTAGTCGACTGGGTAGGCTTTGATTTTAAATCACCACCTCATTTAGCTACTACTATTACAGGCAGTAAAGTCTATTATAAAAAATGCATGACAAGCCTAACCCAGTTATTAGAGTCCAATACCCCCTATGAAATCAGAACAACTATCAACTACCAACTCATTAATCCTGAAGACTTGCTCATAATGGCAAAGATTTTAGCCTCACATAAAGTCAAACAATGGGTACTACAACCATTTAAACCTGGCAATATTTTAAATACAGACCTAAACCAACAGTCCAATCACTATGATTTAGAGCTCTTATTACCCAAATTAAAATTATACATTACTGATACTAAAATTCGTTCTTACTGA
- the nrdD gene encoding anaerobic ribonucleoside-triphosphate reductase, protein MTMQTLTNHPKRQRCEVWTRVMGYHRPTSAFNPGKLAEHNDRQFFTESTSTKRLAAT, encoded by the coding sequence ATGACCATGCAAACTTTAACAAACCATCCAAAAAGACAGCGCTGTGAAGTCTGGACCCGCGTCATGGGCTACCATCGACCAACTTCTGCGTTTAATCCCGGCAAACTGGCTGAGCATAACGACCGACAGTTTTTCACTGAGTCTACATCGACAAAGCGATTAGCAGCTACTTAA